The Candidatus Bathyarchaeia archaeon genomic sequence GGGTGATTGATTTCCCACTCGCATTAAACCCTAGTCGTAGCTTTTAGCGAAGTCCTTCTTGCTGAGCCTACAGGCATGTGTTAAGCAACCGAGTCCTAGGTTTGGATTGGACCAATGGCGTAAGCCGAATTATCTTCCAGGGATTACTTTTATCCATCTCTGCTCATTTTATACGTTCATCAGTATAGTTTGAGAGCTTTCAGGTGTAAGTATTCGTCATGATCGAGAAAACCAGCATATCCGCCCCTTCCCAGATAGTACGGGACGCCCTCTCCAAACCCACCATCTTCAAAGACGAGGGTCCTCTTAGCCTCGAGTGGCTCCCATCCCGGCTACCCCACAGGGAAAACCAGCTACGATTCCTCGCCGAACTCTTCCGATCCGTTATTGACAAGCCCGGAACTACCAGTCCCAAAGTCCTCATAACCGGTGACATCGGAACCGGCAAAACAGTCCTTACGCAACGGTTCGGTACAGACATACAGCACGCGGCCAAGACTCTCAAGCTCAACCTCCAATACATCCACGTGAACTGCCGCGAGTATCGAGGAAGCCTCTTCATGATCCTCAAAAAAGTCCTTCAGACATTCACTCCCCAGTTTCCCCAGCGAGGTTTCTCCAGCGAAGAACTTCTGCACATTCTCTTAGATCAGCTTGAGGACAAGAAGCTCCACATTATCCTCACGCTCGACGAAGCGGACTCGCTGGTCAAAACAGAAGGCTCCACCAGCCTCTACAATCTTACGCGCATCCAAGAGGAGCGCCCTGGTCGACCGGTAAGATTGTCCCTCATAATCATCATGCGGGAACTCAGGAACCTTGAAGATCTCGACAGAAGCACTCAGAGCACTCTCCAGCGAAACGTCATTCGCCTCGATCACTACACTACTCCACAGCTAGAGAAAATTCTTAGAGAAAGAGCAGAACTGGCGTTCAAAGAGGGAACAGTTCCCGAAGAAGTCCTGAATTTCGTGGCGGACATGGCGGCGCCTGGAGGCGACGCTCGCTACGCTATCGAGCTACTTTGGAGAGGTGGAAAGTACGCGGACACGGAAGGTGCTAGAGAGGTGAAGCCTGATCATATCAGAGCCGCCGCAAACAGCGTATACCCTGTTCTCCGCACAGAATACTCCCAGCATCTCAACCTTCACGAGAAACTGATACTCTTAGCGCTAGCGCGAGTCTTGGAGAGAAATAATGCAACATATGCTACAATGGGCGATGTGGAGATAGCGTATCGTATGGCTTGCGAGGAAAACAAGGAAACATACCGGGCACATACGCAAGTCTGGAAGTACGTTCAGAATCTGAACGCTACAGGCATTCTCTCCACCCAGCTCTCCACTACTGGTTTCAGAGGAAAGACAACCTTGCTTGGAATATCCTCGGCCCCTGCCTCTGCCATACGCCGATGGCTCGAGTCGACCCTCTCGATTAGAGCATAGCCTTGGTCGGAGAAAAGAGGGCACCTCTAGAAAGGGTCCTTTCGAGCAGCGGTAGAATCCGAATACTAACTCTTCTTTCCGGAATCGAAGAGCTGCATCTGACGGAAATCGCGAAAAGAACGGAGCAGAGTTACAGCGCCGCCGAACGGCATCTAGACGACCTGTCAAAAGCCGGGATAGTAGAAGAGAGAGATTACGGGCGCGTCAGAATGTTCAAGCTGAATCTCGCCAATGATCATGCGAAGCTCTTGCAAAATCTGATCTTGAAGTGGAATCAGAACCAAGAATTTGCCCCTGCCCAGGCTCAAGCTTAAACCAGTCACAAATCATCATTAGATCATCTCTTCGAGGTTAATTGACGTTTGGAAAAGTGTAACGAATGCGGACGTGTAACATCACAGAACAAGAAGTGTGAGTACTGCGGCAAGACCTTTTGTGAAGATCATATGCCCAAGCATCAAGCCTGGGAGCACCGTCACGAGGGCCTTGCCGATGACGCCTCTAGCCTCTGGAAGAGAACCGAGAGACCCTAGGTAAGATGACGGGTTATGCGCTTCGTTGATACAGATTCTCGGGACTGGAAGGTCTTTATGGGGCGGCCAGACTTGCTGTTAGAACAATAGTTGGCTCAACAGTTCGAAGCCCTAGGTTTCCAGCCCCGGCTTCTTCAGGGAATCAAGGATATGGGTTTCGAAGAAATGTTCCCAATTCAAGCGGAAGCTATCGCGCCTATTCTCCAGGGAAGGGACATCATTGGACAGGCACACACAGGCTCGGGAAAGACGCTTGCTTATGCCCTTCCTATACTGCAGAGGATTGACAATCATGCTCACGGACTCCAAGCACTCGTACTAGTCCCGACCCGCGAACTAGCCGTCCAAGTCGCAGGAGAGTTCGAACGCCTTGCACGACATCTTCCAATTAGAACTGTTCCAGTCTACGGCGGCCAGAGCATAGGGGTTCAAATCGACAAGTTAGAAAGGCCTACGACTAAAGTTATTGTCGCCACTCCGGGCAGACTCCTCGACCACCTAGAAAGAAGAACAGTTGACCTAGACAGGGTCCGATTTGTGGTGCTTGACGAAGCTGACAGAATGTTGGACATGGGATTCATCGACGATGTCAGGCAGATACTTGAAAGAGTCCCGGGCCCCCGTCAAACAACCCTGTTCTCAGCCACAATGCCTGACGAAATCATTCGGCTCGCCCATCACTACATGAAAAATCCCCTGAGAATATTCGTCGACAGCGACGAGATCTCTGTTGAATCTGTCGCGCAAAAATATGTCTGGGCTGAAGAGAATGAAAAGTTCCCAGCTCTGTGTTCCCTCATAGAGGCAGAACACGTAAACAAAGGGCTGATCTTTTGCTCCACCAAGATTCGAGCGGGAAGATTAGCTCAAGCCCTTAGGGTCGAAGGGTACAATGCGCTGGCGATTCATGGAGACCTTACGCAGGGTCAACGGGACAGAGCGATCCAAGGTTTCCGCAACGGATCAATCGCCCTCCTAGTTGCCACCGACGTGGCGGCAAGGGGCCTCGACATTACGAACGTCAGCCACGTGATCAACTTCGACTTACCCGAAGAACCTCTCACATATTTCCATAGAATCGGCAGAACTGCTCGAGCGGGAAGTGCCGGGATCGCTGTCTCCCTCGTGAGCCGAAGCGATGACTCCATTTTTGAGAGAATAAGACGAACAACCTCCTCGAACATTCAGGAGATGATTAGATTGACTTCTCCTGGCCGAAGATCGTTCCCCACGCTCTTCCTTCCTCCTCGACCATATGGCCCGAGACGAGGTGGAGAGAGACATCAGCGAGGCCGAGGTAGACGTCCTGCGCGTCGTCCGCCGAGATTCCAACGACACAGACGCCGATATTAGAGCGCTTGACCGGTTTTCCTCTCCAAGGAGATGGCAAGAGTGAGAGATCCGTGCTTCTCGCCCTCGCTTGTCTACGAAAACTTGTTCAGCAGCCAGCCACTTTTATTAAAGAGAAACCGGGCCTCACCATTCACAGTATCATAAGGGGGTGGCAAATTGAATAGAACAGAAGGAGCGGTAGTGAGTGTGCTTCTGATCGCGATCTTCATGGGGACCGTCTCGGTGGAGGCAGTTGTACCAACTTCTCCGTCGCCGACTCCGACCTCGCAAGTGACCAGCATAGACATCAGTCTCCTGAACGTTGGTTCTGGTCTGACTTTCCAGCCGGGTACTGGTGAGATAGTTACCACTGGGATTGGCGTGACAAGCGGTTTCTCTGGTGGTTCCATTAATGCGACGGCCGCGTTCGCGTTCTCCCCAGTCAAAGGATTCACAACGGTGAACGCAGTTCTCGTTACGATTGTCTACTTTGGCGGAACTGGTGGCTACAATGCCTTAGCAGTCCAACTGAACGGACAAGCCCCTGTTAATCTTCCAGCGACAACTGTGCAAAACACTCTTGTCGGAGCTTTGCGAAACCAGGACCTACGCGCGGGTGCAAACACAATCAGCGTTGGCATCGTTTTGAACGGTTCGAGCGTTACCGGAAGCACATTTGTCCACCAAGTTCGGCTAACAGTGCAATACACCTTCGTGGCTTAGTAACCAATCCGACCCGATTCGACTTTCCCCTTTTTCATTTTCGCGAGCTCAACGAGAGTTGCCGTTTCATCTCTGGGAGTTTGTGCTAGTACACGAGCTTTTAATAGAAACAGGTAGACGCATTATCCAATCAAGTTAGAAGGATAAAATGAAGATCAACAAGAATTCTGACCCTCACGAAAAAATATCTGCGTCAGCTTCATCCTCTCGTATTCAATACTCCCCACGCGGCGACGCATTCAAACATCCCGTGCAGCATTTTGACGTAGCCAAAGTTCACACAGTAAGTGAAGCTCTGGAAGCGTTCAATGCTACATCATTCCAGAGCAGGATGCTCGGTAGGTGTTACAAGATCTGGCTTCATATGCTCAGCGATCCCGATCGCCCTCTAATCTTCTTCGGTCTGTCGGGCGCAATGATCGCTGGAGGTATGAGGCGACTCCTCCGGGACCTCATCGCCTTTCACGCAATCGACGTCCTCGTATCCACAGGCGCCAATCTCAGTCACGACCTATACGAGTCGCTTGGAGGACGCCACTACATGGCCCAACATCACATTGACGATCCGACGCTTAGGAGCATGAGAATAGACAGAGTGTACGATACGTATGCCGACGATGTCATGTTCACAAAGGCCGACGAGTTTGTCGAGAAATTCTCCGAAAGCCTTGAGCCCCGGGGATATTCTAGCAGAGAGTTCTTTCAGCTAATGGGACAACGAATCAACGACGAATACGGCATTCTCGCCACCGCCGCAAGGGAACATCTTCCAATCTTCTGCCCAGCACTAGCCGACAGTTCAATTGGGATGGCATTAACAGTGTATAGGAACGAGCAGCTCGACCAAGGTCGACCTCCAATGGTCTACGATCCGATGCTGGACAATCTTGAGATCATGAGCCTCAAGAGGCGTTGGCAGAAATCGGGGGTGATTTTCATCGGGGGCGGGACTCCGAAGAACTACATTCAGCAGGTCGTTCCAATGGCAGAGATCGCGGGCATGCCTGTTCCCCCGCATAGCTATGCAATCCAGGTTACGACCGACGATCCTAAATTCGGTGGTTTGTCCGGCTGCGAACTCCCTGAGAGTCAATCGTGGGGAAAGCTTGACCCGAAGGCCGAGCAGTGCACCGTGCATGTTGATGCTACGATTGGGCTACCGTTGCTGTTCACAGGTGTAATGGAGCATTATGAAGAATGGAAGGGTAGAGGTCGGTTGAATCACAATTGGGGAGAGTCTCTACAGGCTCCTGAGGTCCGAAAGACGCGGAAAGTTTCGCCTTAGCGCTCTCTTTTTCCCTGGATGTACTCTTCCACCCATTGGGACGCCTGGCCATCAGGGATCTTGACTGGTGGATACTTGAAACAGTAGGAAGAGATGCTGGTGAGTGCGCCTCCAACTCCTCGGTCCAGACCGATCTTAACCGCTCGGATCACATCTGCAACAACTCCAGCGCTGTTGGGTGAGTCTTCCACTGAAAGTTTGAGATCAATCTGGAGTGGAATGTTGCCCCATTTTCTTCCTTTCAGATAGATGTAACAGATCTTCTTGTTCTTGAGAGAAGGAACATAGTCCGACGGGCCTATTCTTGTCGGAACATCATACGGAATGAGACTTGCAACTGCTGTTGTCTTGCTGATGCGTTTTGAATGAAGCCTTTCCTCGACAGTCATGTTAAGAAAGTCAGTATCGCCACCGAGGTTCAGTTGATAACTCTCATCCACTCTCACGCCACGCTTCAGGAAAAGGTCTACGAGCGCCCTGTGAACAATTGTCGCTCCGACCTGGCTTTTGATATCATCCCCGGCAATCGGTAGTTTTCTGTCTTCGAACTTTCTCGACCAGCCATCGTTTGACGCGATGAATTCGGGGATGCAGTTCACGAAACCACAACCCGAGTCCAGTGCTTGCTGTGCGTAGAACCTGGCTCCTTTTTCACTGCCTACAGGTAGATAGTTGACGAGGATTTCAGCGCCAGAGTCCTTCAACTCGGCTGCCACGTCGACAGGTTTGGTCCTATTCTTGTTGTAGACGTGGAACGGCTCTCGCATATGAGGCGCCACTCCGTCTAGAATCGGGCCCGCTTTGACGGTGACATCCATATCTGGGACGTCACTAATTTTCGGCGCACAGTTCGGGTCTGTAAAAATTGCTTTGCTGAGATCGTTTCCGATTTTTTTCCTGTTGACCTCGAAGGCCGCTACGAACGTGATATCTTGTACTTCGTAGTCTCCGAACTTTGGATGCATGAGACCGGTGGTGAGGTTGTCTTCTTTGGGCGGGTTTTTCCGGTAGTATTGAATCCCTTGAATTAGTGCACTGGCGCAATTTCCAACGCCTGCCAGTGCTACCTTGATCTTCCCCATCTGCGAACTTTCCCAGGCTTCGGGGTGCCTACGATAGTCCCGCATTATAAGGCTAGGAATAGCGAGGCTTTCGACCCCTCATTCGGAGTCTTCGTACTCGGTTAGAACGGCTTGTTGTTCGACTTCCGAGGGTTTTGCATTCTTCGCCTTTTCCCATTCATCAGCTTTGATGAGTCCTCCAGCCTGTTCTTTGATCTTCTTCGCCAGTGATGGACCAATGGTTCGAATGCTCATCAATTGCTCAAGGCTCCTTTCCTTGATATCCTCAATCGTTTTCAGTCCAGCATCGTGAAGCATGCGCGCTCGGACTCGTCCCACCCCTTCAAGCGTGGTCAGTTTGACCAACTCCGGCCGAACACCCTTTGCAAGTCTTACTTTGAGCATTTCTAGAGGAGCAAGCAAATCTTTGTGTCCAAAAAGACGCCCTAGTTCTTGGGTGGCGAGGATCAGCCATTCGGACCCCTGCACAAGTCTGAGAAGATCGCCTGGTTCAACTTTCCTCGTCTCAAGTATTTGGTCCTCTGTCCGCTCATCAATCCAATCGGAGAGGACTTGAGCGGCCTTTAGCTCTCCGAGAAATTCCTCGTAGGCAACAGGGTCCTCGAACTGAGTTGGTATGGGATAGGTGAATTCGTCGCTTCTCTGCTCCGCTAACAAACTCAGCTTGTCGACTTCGCCTCCTCGAGGACGAGGTCGCGGGGAAAGGTCAGGGGTCTTGGAAATTAGGTGCAATATGCTTAGGTCAGTCATCTTCTTTGCTCGGTTGTACAGGCCATCTCGTAGTATCACCGCGGACATTGGATCTATGTAGAGCTCGGAGACTCGCTTGCCGAACTTTGTAGCGGAAAGGTCCTTGCCTTCCATTAGCACCATCTCTTCCTTGAAGAGAAACCTGAGAATATCGCCGATCTTGGTCTTGATCAGACGCGGCCCGTACTGGTGGGCGTAGAATGTTCTCGCAAAAAAGCTGTACAATCCTTCCTCGGAATGCGCGTAGCCGGCAGCTATGGTCGATAGTACATGCGGGCGCAGAACCCGTTCTGCTGCCAGTTTGGACCAGAGCTTCTCAGGCTGAGCAAGGACATAGTTCTCCATCAACCATTCAGACTCGTCCGGATTGCGAGCAATCAGCAATGCCTCGCCGAACTTGTCGTACCTAGGCCTCCCCGCTCGTCCACAGTTGTGAACGATGAAGTTTGACGCGAGGTAAGTTTCGGTTTCGTTTACGGAAAGATTATAGACTTTTCTTGGGCCACGGAGCTTCCTAAGAACGGCGCTCCTTACTTTCACCCAAGAATACGGTAGTCTATTTTCCCTTGTTCGATACTTGTCCAAGCCGTGATAGTTGCTGTATTCTATCTTGGGGATCTTCTTGATGGATTTTGCCAGATCTCTGAACTTTTGAATATCAGATATCCTTCGGACAGTGACCCTATAAACCGGGTTAGGAAACATGGTTGGTTTGTTGTTCAACATGACTCGATGAACGCGCGCGTCTTTTACGACTGAGCTCAGGATTCCAAGCCTGAGCAAGAGATCGTGAAGACCCCAGGCGAACCGGTCGCTTCCCGTCGCGATAACGATCGCCCTAACCATGGTAGTTATTCCTCTTGAGTACTTGGTTTCAGAGTAGGAACCATCCCCGTCGAAGACGCCTGCGAGGAACGCGCCTATCAAGCGCCGCGGGAATCGTAACAGAAAGTCAGGAATGAAAATGTCCAAGGATTTATTCCTGAACGGAATCCCAAACTGGGAGATCATTGGACCGAGTAGATTTGATCCAATTTCAACCGTGAGCTGCTCGTCGCCTCTGCTAGTGATTCGAGGATGACAGCCTAGTTTTTGAAAGACCGAATTGGCTTTTTCGATGATTCCGCGGTTCTTGTTGAAAACACGGATATGGAAGTACGTCCCTCTGTTGCTTCGAGATTTCTTTATGTGCCCGTCAGAAGCTATGATCCCAACTAGCCACATGAAGTCTTCGTCGATTGTATCGGGTATCCGTATTGGCTTGCCCCATTTGGATTTGACGAGACGAATTTGCAATGCGAGTTCGGTCTCGCTGAGTCCCAAATGTCCGCCCAACGCTACGACTCTGGATAAAGGCGGATTTCGTCTCCCCGAGGTGTAGCCCTTGAAGGTCTTGAGGCTTACTCCGAGATGTCGAGAGACATCCTTGTATTTTGCGGGAATGGCATTCCTATTGAAGAAGCCGATCCGTTGTGCAACGTATGTTATTTTCTTCGGCAGAAAGTCTAACCAGTACACATCACGCTCTGAAGTTGGGACCTCCCTCGCATATGCCATGTAGTCTCCCGTTCTGATGGATTTTATGGGGACCCACATCGGAGCGCCGTCTTTCCCTCTGGTTAGAACTGGATGTCCCGGAGTTGCAGTCAAGGTTCTTCCGATTACAGTGCTGACCTCAACAAGTTCGTCCGCCTCTCGTTCAAAGTATCCGGCGATAGGCTTGCCTAGGAGCCCGTGAGGGTTCGACAAGGATAGCACGCGGTCGCTAATTCTCTTCTTCACGATACGACCGATTGGAATTACCGATCCGTCACCCAAGGTTACAGGCACTTCTGCAGGGAGACAGAATTGCTTGTACTCTAGCACACTTATCGGATATCTACCATAGCCGGCCTCGTACCGCTCGTAGCTGCTGATGACAACAGCCCTAGCAGGGAGGTTAACACCTGCGGAGTTGTGAACTATGAATGAGCCAACATAACTGCTGTGGCCTTTGACCTCTAGGTTGTGAACTGTGCCTTGGTAGAGCTCTTGCTCGACCTTTTTGATCGGCATGTAATAGTAGTTCGAGTCGAGATACCCTCTATTGAATTCACGATTTCCTTCAAACCGGTCCGATTTGACTCTCAAGATCTTTGCCATGAAACGGGTTAGCTGTTTTCCGGAAACAGAAACCGTGTAGAGGTCGTGCCGGTGAGTAATTGCTAGGCCTTGTTCGGACCCGATCCCGACTCTCTTGCTCATCCTGATCGTCGACATGTACCCGAGTTTGACGAGCACCGCGAACAGTTGCTTGGCCAGACCCCTCGACACGGTTGAATATCTAGCCGTTCTTGCTCCAGATCTCGTGATGTCACCGTCTCCACGCCACATTCCTCTAACGAAATGGGCGAGTTGGTTGTTTGGAAGGTACATGAATTGATGTGGAATCCTTTTCTCAGCGGCTCCCTGCCCACATAATGCTCGAAGGGAATCTGCAAGCTGCTTAGAACATGCCCTAACGACCCTTCTGTGTCTTTCACCATCAATAACGCCGGGCCTCAAACCGATTGCTTTGAACCAGCCCGCGACCATTGTGGTCAGCTCTGACTCTTTCGTGCTTAGGGCAAACATCACTTGCCCTTGTCTTCCTGTGTAACCCTCGGCGAGAAACAGTCCTAACACTTCGAGCGTCTGAGGGGTTAGTTCTAAACGGTCAATTTTCAGTCTTGACCAATGTTTTCCAACGACGCCAGACTGGTTCGCCAAGGGGCCCTGCTCCGCCAGGTCAATATAGTGAATATCGCGCTCTTCTTTGATTCTCGGGAATAATACGAGATCGCCAACGATCAGGTTCTTTGCGACGGTCCAATCGGGCCTGGAATAAGTCCACCAATGACGAATTGTGCCACGAGTTCGCGTTGAATGCCTTGTGCGAATCACTCGGAGCACATTGTGCTCTGGGGTCATTCTCATCGGGAGCTGGAACCAAGGTGTGAGTTTTACAAGAGGACCGTCATACCATCTCGAAGTTGGTGTGACGACGTCTTCGAATAGGTTGCCATGAGTCAACACTCTGTCGCCGCTGGAGAGTCTCTCTATTGGAACAGGAGCGGGATTTCCAAAGATCTCCTCACCTGCGGGGAGACAAAGTGTTGGGGTTGCTGCCAGGACCTTGATTCTGCCTTCCCGAAACGCATCTTCCACTATTCCGCGATGAATTCCTGCTAATCCTGCATGGTGAAAACCGGCGCCTGCCCCAACCTGTGCAGCGAGGGCCTCGCTTAACCGAGTCTTCTCTCCTGTCGAGAGTATTCGCTCGGCAATGGTATTCAGAGCTCTCTCTTCGGGCTTTGACAATCGGCTTTTCACGGCTACCGAAGCTTTCCGTCCCATCTCGACTGCAGATCGCCTTGTCTCGGTGAAGATTAGCGCCTGGCCGCCAGTGCTCACTACGTCGAGCGCGATGTCCAGGCTTGGGGTCTTGGTCCCACTTACGATCGCGCGGCTTGCACC encodes the following:
- a CDS encoding ORC1-type DNA replication protein, with the translated sequence MIEKTSISAPSQIVRDALSKPTIFKDEGPLSLEWLPSRLPHRENQLRFLAELFRSVIDKPGTTSPKVLITGDIGTGKTVLTQRFGTDIQHAAKTLKLNLQYIHVNCREYRGSLFMILKKVLQTFTPQFPQRGFSSEELLHILLDQLEDKKLHIILTLDEADSLVKTEGSTSLYNLTRIQEERPGRPVRLSLIIIMRELRNLEDLDRSTQSTLQRNVIRLDHYTTPQLEKILRERAELAFKEGTVPEEVLNFVADMAAPGGDARYAIELLWRGGKYADTEGAREVKPDHIRAAANSVYPVLRTEYSQHLNLHEKLILLALARVLERNNATYATMGDVEIAYRMACEENKETYRAHTQVWKYVQNLNATGILSTQLSTTGFRGKTTLLGISSAPASAIRRWLESTLSIRA
- a CDS encoding winged helix-turn-helix domain-containing protein; amino-acid sequence: MVGEKRAPLERVLSSSGRIRILTLLSGIEELHLTEIAKRTEQSYSAAERHLDDLSKAGIVEERDYGRVRMFKLNLANDHAKLLQNLILKWNQNQEFAPAQAQA
- a CDS encoding DEAD/DEAH box helicase; this translates as MAQQFEALGFQPRLLQGIKDMGFEEMFPIQAEAIAPILQGRDIIGQAHTGSGKTLAYALPILQRIDNHAHGLQALVLVPTRELAVQVAGEFERLARHLPIRTVPVYGGQSIGVQIDKLERPTTKVIVATPGRLLDHLERRTVDLDRVRFVVLDEADRMLDMGFIDDVRQILERVPGPRQTTLFSATMPDEIIRLAHHYMKNPLRIFVDSDEISVESVAQKYVWAEENEKFPALCSLIEAEHVNKGLIFCSTKIRAGRLAQALRVEGYNALAIHGDLTQGQRDRAIQGFRNGSIALLVATDVAARGLDITNVSHVINFDLPEEPLTYFHRIGRTARAGSAGIAVSLVSRSDDSIFERIRRTTSSNIQEMIRLTSPGRRSFPTLFLPPRPYGPRRGGERHQRGRGRRPARRPPRFQRHRRRY
- a CDS encoding deoxyhypusine synthase family protein, which encodes MKINKNSDPHEKISASASSSRIQYSPRGDAFKHPVQHFDVAKVHTVSEALEAFNATSFQSRMLGRCYKIWLHMLSDPDRPLIFFGLSGAMIAGGMRRLLRDLIAFHAIDVLVSTGANLSHDLYESLGGRHYMAQHHIDDPTLRSMRIDRVYDTYADDVMFTKADEFVEKFSESLEPRGYSSREFFQLMGQRINDEYGILATAAREHLPIFCPALADSSIGMALTVYRNEQLDQGRPPMVYDPMLDNLEIMSLKRRWQKSGVIFIGGGTPKNYIQQVVPMAEIAGMPVPPHSYAIQVTTDDPKFGGLSGCELPESQSWGKLDPKAEQCTVHVDATIGLPLLFTGVMEHYEEWKGRGRLNHNWGESLQAPEVRKTRKVSP
- a CDS encoding inositol-3-phosphate synthase, whose translation is MGKIKVALAGVGNCASALIQGIQYYRKNPPKEDNLTTGLMHPKFGDYEVQDITFVAAFEVNRKKIGNDLSKAIFTDPNCAPKISDVPDMDVTVKAGPILDGVAPHMREPFHVYNKNRTKPVDVAAELKDSGAEILVNYLPVGSEKGARFYAQQALDSGCGFVNCIPEFIASNDGWSRKFEDRKLPIAGDDIKSQVGATIVHRALVDLFLKRGVRVDESYQLNLGGDTDFLNMTVEERLHSKRISKTTAVASLIPYDVPTRIGPSDYVPSLKNKKICYIYLKGRKWGNIPLQIDLKLSVEDSPNSAGVVADVIRAVKIGLDRGVGGALTSISSYCFKYPPVKIPDGQASQWVEEYIQGKRER
- a CDS encoding DEAD/DEAH box helicase, coding for MQVKIRDLPIDKQVIELLSKEGLDELYPPQQHAIEAGVLDGKNLVLASPTASGKTLVAELCILQHVLEHRGKAIYLAPLRALASEKFKEFQRYSTIKKPSGDHVRAGISTGDYDSSDPWLGRYDIILCTNEKADSLLRHKAPWMSELTLVVADEVHLLTEQQRGPTLEVVLTRLTEINPNIQVLALSATVRNAEEVGSWLKAGSVTTDWRPVPLREGIYHDNQVQFRDGASRAIVSGTKTPSLDIALDVVSTGGQALIFTETRRSAVEMGRKASVAVKSRLSKPEERALNTIAERILSTGEKTRLSEALAAQVGAGAGFHHAGLAGIHRGIVEDAFREGRIKVLAATPTLCLPAGEEIFGNPAPVPIERLSSGDRVLTHGNLFEDVVTPTSRWYDGPLVKLTPWFQLPMRMTPEHNVLRVIRTRHSTRTRGTIRHWWTYSRPDWTVAKNLIVGDLVLFPRIKEERDIHYIDLAEQGPLANQSGVVGKHWSRLKIDRLELTPQTLEVLGLFLAEGYTGRQGQVMFALSTKESELTTMVAGWFKAIGLRPGVIDGERHRRVVRACSKQLADSLRALCGQGAAEKRIPHQFMYLPNNQLAHFVRGMWRGDGDITRSGARTARYSTVSRGLAKQLFAVLVKLGYMSTIRMSKRVGIGSEQGLAITHRHDLYTVSVSGKQLTRFMAKILRVKSDRFEGNREFNRGYLDSNYYYMPIKKVEQELYQGTVHNLEVKGHSSYVGSFIVHNSAGVNLPARAVVISSYERYEAGYGRYPISVLEYKQFCLPAEVPVTLGDGSVIPIGRIVKKRISDRVLSLSNPHGLLGKPIAGYFEREADELVEVSTVIGRTLTATPGHPVLTRGKDGAPMWVPIKSIRTGDYMAYAREVPTSERDVYWLDFLPKKITYVAQRIGFFNRNAIPAKYKDVSRHLGVSLKTFKGYTSGRRNPPLSRVVALGGHLGLSETELALQIRLVKSKWGKPIRIPDTIDEDFMWLVGIIASDGHIKKSRSNRGTYFHIRVFNKNRGIIEKANSVFQKLGCHPRITSRGDEQLTVEIGSNLLGPMISQFGIPFRNKSLDIFIPDFLLRFPRRLIGAFLAGVFDGDGSYSETKYSRGITTMVRAIVIATGSDRFAWGLHDLLLRLGILSSVVKDARVHRVMLNNKPTMFPNPVYRVTVRRISDIQKFRDLAKSIKKIPKIEYSNYHGLDKYRTRENRLPYSWVKVRSAVLRKLRGPRKVYNLSVNETETYLASNFIVHNCGRAGRPRYDKFGEALLIARNPDESEWLMENYVLAQPEKLWSKLAAERVLRPHVLSTIAAGYAHSEEGLYSFFARTFYAHQYGPRLIKTKIGDILRFLFKEEMVLMEGKDLSATKFGKRVSELYIDPMSAVILRDGLYNRAKKMTDLSILHLISKTPDLSPRPRPRGGEVDKLSLLAEQRSDEFTYPIPTQFEDPVAYEEFLGELKAAQVLSDWIDERTEDQILETRKVEPGDLLRLVQGSEWLILATQELGRLFGHKDLLAPLEMLKVRLAKGVRPELVKLTTLEGVGRVRARMLHDAGLKTIEDIKERSLEQLMSIRTIGPSLAKKIKEQAGGLIKADEWEKAKNAKPSEVEQQAVLTEYEDSE